A genomic segment from Modestobacter roseus encodes:
- a CDS encoding FHA domain-containing protein produces MPDRCEVLPGDSVVARRGGGLLWVDAPGSPALVAALHACLGVSGPGADRVLAAVAGQVSRLSDGPVSFALVLADTTDGAGSGVALWSGKGQPAVDGVPVSGSAADGCTLAAGFALGQTLYVGPGQPAAAMPPGVALDLVEGTVPGSGALLQLAAAVPPSVAVPRSTGLPSESPFTASTDGGFSGGGRAAAAAAPSGEQTAFWRPEPPAAPVLRFDDGLVVTVDEDLVLGRRPDGHDLVTSGSARPVPIADTQNVLSSAHAAIQRSGREVSLIDLGSLNGTHVAGPEATEWTQLEPGVPHVLADGDRLLLGWTVITFEQAAE; encoded by the coding sequence ATGCCCGACCGCTGTGAGGTGCTCCCCGGAGACTCTGTCGTCGCCCGCCGCGGCGGTGGCCTGCTGTGGGTCGACGCCCCCGGTTCACCGGCGCTCGTCGCCGCGCTGCACGCCTGTCTCGGCGTCAGCGGCCCGGGCGCCGACCGCGTGCTCGCCGCCGTCGCCGGGCAGGTGAGCCGGCTCTCCGACGGCCCCGTCTCCTTCGCCCTGGTCCTCGCCGACACCACCGACGGCGCCGGCTCCGGCGTCGCGCTGTGGTCGGGCAAGGGTCAGCCCGCCGTCGACGGCGTGCCCGTCTCTGGGTCGGCCGCCGACGGCTGCACCCTGGCCGCGGGCTTCGCCCTGGGGCAGACGCTGTACGTGGGGCCCGGGCAGCCGGCCGCCGCGATGCCGCCGGGGGTCGCCCTGGACCTCGTCGAGGGCACCGTGCCCGGCTCCGGCGCGCTGCTGCAGCTGGCCGCCGCCGTGCCGCCCTCGGTCGCCGTGCCGAGGTCGACCGGTCTGCCCAGCGAGTCGCCCTTCACCGCCAGCACCGACGGCGGCTTCAGCGGTGGCGGGCGCGCCGCCGCGGCGGCTGCACCGTCGGGTGAGCAGACCGCGTTCTGGCGGCCGGAGCCGCCGGCGGCGCCGGTGCTCCGCTTCGACGACGGCCTGGTCGTCACCGTCGACGAGGACCTGGTCCTCGGTCGCCGTCCCGACGGCCACGACCTGGTCACCAGCGGCTCGGCGCGGCCCGTGCCGATCGCCGACACGCAGAACGTGCTGTCCTCCGCGCACGCCGCCATCCAGCGGTCCGGTCGGGAGGTGTCGCTGATCGACCTGGGGTCGCTCAACGGCACGCACGTCGCCGGCCCCGAGGCCACCGAGTGGACCCAGCTCGAGCCGGGCGTGCCGCACGTGCTGGCCGACGGCGACCGCCTGCTGCTGGGCTGGACCGTCATCACCTTCGAACAGGCCGCCGAGTAA